The genomic stretch GTTTTGCACTTATGAGCGAAGCTGTGGGCCTATCAGGAATGATAGAAACCCCCATAGTTATTTATGTTGGCCAGCGCCCGGGTCCTGCAGTTGGGCTTCCAACCAGAATGGCACAGGAAGATTTAGACCTTGTTTTATATTCAAGTCCTGGGGAAACTCCAAAAGCAATATTTGCACCGGGAAATTTTGAAGATGCATTTTATGTATCTTGGAAGGCATTTAATCTTGCAGAAAAATATCAGATCCCCGTTTTTATATTATCTGACCAATATTTTGCAGATATATACTATAATTTACCTTCCCTAAGCATTGATGATGTTGAAATTGAAGAATATATTATTAAAACAGATAAAAAATATAAGCGGTATGAATTAACCTTTGATGGAGTATCTCCGCGGGGAATTCCCGGATTGGGGGATGGCCTTGTATGTGTGGATTCAGATGAGCATGATGAAGAGGGTCATTTAACAGAAGACCTTAATTTAAGGAATGACATGGTTGAAAAACGTTTAATAAAGATTGAAGGCGTATACGAGGATGTAATTGCCCCAGAATTTATAGGGAGCCCTGATTATAAAATTCTGGTAGTAGGATGGGGTTCCACATATGAAATCCTTAAAGAGGGTATAGAAAAGCTTGAAAGGGATGATATTGCACTCTTGCAGTTTAAACAGGTTTATCCTATACATGAAGATGCTGAAAAGTATTTTAAAACTGCAGAAAAGACGGTTGTTTTTGAGAATAATGCCACTTCCCAATTTGGAAATCTTATACAGATCGAAACAGGATTTAGAATTCATGAATCTGTTTTAAAGTATGATGGAATGCCCTTTTCTGTTGAAGAGGTTACTGAAACATTAAAAAGTATTCTGGAGGTTGAGGAAAATTCATTCTGAATTTCCTGAACCACCAAAATAGAAACTAGCAAAACAAAGCATGCAAATCTACAATTTGCTGCATCAAAAATCGAAGATTTTTGATAGTTTTGCGTCCCAAAAAATCAAGGATTTTTTGAGGAATTTTGGAGGATTTATAATGGATCCAAACGTGTATGATGTGGAAAATGCTGATATTGCATGGTGTCCTAGCTGTGGAGACTTTGCAATATTAAGAACACTTAAAATGGCTCTGGGAGAACTTGAAATTGATCCTAAAAAGCTTGTACTTGTATCTGGAATTGGTCAGGCCGGGAAATTACCTCATTATCTTAAATCAAACACCTATAATAGCCTTCATGGCAGGGCTCTTTCTCCTGCAACTGCAATTAAAGCAGTAAATAAAAATTTGACTGTAATAGCTGTTGGTGGCGATGGTGATATGTATGGTGAGGGAGGAAACCATTTTATGCACACAATCCGCCGAAATCCCAATATCACAAATATTGTGCATAATAACATGGTTTATGGCCTAACAAAAGGTCAAGCATCACCAACAAGCCAGCTGAAGATGAAAACACCACTGCAAGTTGAAGGGGTGTTTGAAGAGCCTTTTAACCCATTAACTGTTGCAATATCTCTTAATGCATCATTTGTGGCTAGAACATTTGCTGGAGATATAAAAAATATGAAAGAGATTTTTAAGAAGGCAATACAACATAGAGGATATGCTCTTGTTGATGTTTTCCAGCCATGTGTCGCTTTCAACAAAATAAACACCTACCAATGGTTTAAAGATAATACATATCCTCTTGAAGAGTCTCATGACCCTTATGATAAACATGAAGCATTTAAAAGGGCTGCAGAAACTGAAAAGTATCCTTTGGGAATTTTCTATATAAATCCTGATAAACCAACATTTGAAGAGACTTTAACAGTTTACAGTGATGATAAATCTCCGTTATATGAAAGAGAAGTTGATATGCAGAAATTAAAGGATTTAATTGAAATAAAAAGGAAAATATGAAAAGCATTTAGATTCAAATAAATTTATGAATAAGGCTCAATAATTTAACAGAAAACTTTTTAACTGATAAAAAATAATGTAGGATAAGCCACGCCGGGGTGGCTCAGTTGGTTAGAGCGCACGGCTCATAGGGTATTTAAGCAGTGCTCTGACTTTTTCCTGGGATACCGTGAGGCCGCGGGTTCGAATCCCGCCCCCGGCACTAAATTCTATCAAAAAAGCCTCAAATAAGTATTCTATCTCCAGGACTTCATTTTTAATTTATTATAAAACTATTATATTTCTAAATTCTATAATATTAAGATAATTCGTATTTAATTTTGAATTTGATTTTAAAAAATCAAATAGTTACATTTATTTATTTTAAAACAATAATCAGCAATTGAATGAAAAAATTGATTATTTCATGAGGTGATTTAATGAATTGTCCAAATTGTGGTGTAGAAGTAGATGCAGATACTAAATTCTGCCCTGAATGCGGTTCAAAAATAGAAGTAGTTGAAACAGCTGCTCCAGAAGTGGTGCCAGAACCAGTTCCTGCTGAAGTTCCAGCAGTAGCCGGAGGCCAAACTACAACTAAATACTCAATAGCTCAATTTGTAAGTAAAACCAGTGAAAAAACTGGTGGTAACGAAGTATTCGAACTTGAAAATGCTTACTTGCTGGATGTTAATGTAAATGGTAAAGTTTGGGCTAAATGGGGTTCAATGGTATCCTATATAGGCGATATGAAATTTAGGAAAGAGAGTTCTCTTGAAGGTGGAATTGACAAGTTCTTAAAGAAGAAAATGACTGGAGCCGGAGCACATTTAATGAAAGCAGAAGGCCAAGGACATCTTTATCTTGCTGATTATGGAAAGGAAATAATCATATTAAACCTTCAAAACGAAAGACTGTATGTAAATGGAAATGACGTGCTTGCATTTGAAGAAACTGTGAGTTATGACATTAAAATGATGTCTGGAGGAGGAAGCATGATGTCTGGAGGTCTTTTCCAGATAAGATTTGAAGGTACAGGCATGGTTGCAATAACAACCCATTTCACACCATTAACAATTCAAGTAACTCCAGATAAGCCTATTTACACTGATCCAAATGCAACTGTTGCCTGGTCTGATGGTGTTGTTCCTGAAATTAAAATGGATGTGGGCTTAGGTACCCTTTTAGGCAGAAGCAGCGGTGAAACATTCCAGATGAAGTTCCAGGGAACTGGTTTTGTAATTGTTCAGCCTTACGAAGAAATTGCCGGCGGCTTAGGTCAAATATAAAAAACAATAGCTAACTATGGGATTAAAAAATCCCATGAATTATTTTATTTACGTAATAGGAGTTCCTATACAATTTTTTTATTAATTTAGTTTCATTTTAATTAGTTATACTATCAAAAAAACTTTATTACATGAAAACTTAATTCATTGTAACAGGATATTTAGGAGCACGAAAATGCCAAAAAGATTTGAAGGAATGGCTTACTGGGAAATTGTAAGCAGACAAATGGGAATTGTAACTAAATCAGAGCAAGAAAGACTTAAAGAAGCTAAAATCACTGTTGTTGGCTGCGGTGGAATTGGTGGTGCCACTACAGAAATGCTTGTTAGAATGGGTGTTGGAAACCTTAGAATAATTGATAAAGATAATTTCGACGTGTCTAACATTAACCGTCAGCTTATGAGCAGCTTCTATAGCGTTGGAAAATCTAAAGTAAGTGTGACAGAGGAAACTTTAAAGTCAATAAACCCTTTTACAAATATTGAAGCAATAGAAAAAGAAGTAAATGAAGATAATGTCAACGAAATCGTTGCAGATAGTGATATAGTTATAGATGCCCTTGATAATATTATAACAAGAATTATAGTAAGTAGATGTGCCCGAAATCTGGATATTCCTTTTATTCATGGTGCAATTCATGGAACAATGGGCCAAGTAAATGTTTTTACAAATAATACTCCCAGTTATGAGGAAATTTTCAAATTACCATCCCTAAGCAAGGATTTGACAGAAGAAATAATAAACAAAGTAAATGGGATGGGTGCTGAAGTTCCTCCAGTTATTGCCCCATTACCTAATATTGTGGGTTGTTTGCAGGCTTTTGAAGCTTTTAAACTTATTACAGGTCAAGGAGAACCAATTATGGCTCCTGATGTTTTGATGTTTGATCTTTTAGGTAAAGAACCTTTTTCAACTGTTAAATTCTAATTTTAATTCTTATATTATGTTTTTAAGCTTCTTTTCCCTTTTAAAATAAACAAATTTTAGCCTATAAATTATTTGGAAACATTTATATATAAGGAAAAGGAAATCTCTTTCCGGTGTACATTTACTCTAACTTTTACGGAGGTAAATTTAATGTCAGACAAAATAGGACAAGTTATTGAAAATATTGAAAAATGCGGCACAAAATTTGTAAGGCTGCAATTTGTGGACATACACGGAACTCCAAAAAATATGGCAATTCCATTGGTTAAACCAGATGATATTGAAGATGTAATTAAAGACGGTCTTCTATTTGACGGTTCATCTGTTGAAGGATTCGTTGACATTTATGAAAGCGATCTTATCCTTAAACCAGACCCAGATACTTTCTCTGCCCTTCCATGGAGACCAGAAGAAAAAAGTGTTTGCAGATTCATCTGTGACATTTACTGGCCAGAAGGAAAGCCATTTGAAGGAGATCCGCGATACATACTTAAAAATACATTAGAAAAAGCACGAAAACAAGGTTACGAATATTACGTAGGCCCTGAACCAGAATTCTTCATAATCGACCAAGATGAGGATGGATACATCGTACCTCACGACCAGGGAGCATATTTCGACGTAGAACCTGTAGATCAAGGAACAGACGTTAGAAGA from Methanobacterium sp. encodes the following:
- a CDS encoding 2-oxoacid:acceptor oxidoreductase subunit alpha — translated: MSEFLSKEEVSIVLCGEAGQGIQTVETILVQTVKLGGYNVFSSKEYMSRVRGGENSTQIRVSSKKVAAYVDRIDILVAISKGAINHLKERVSPDTIIIGDEETLKDIANPSIIKIPFLKMAAEIGGPIFANIIAAGAISRILNIDKEIFDECIKSMFSRKGDKIVKSDLKAGAEGYNIGENIIKSGRIKIEIKNDPKLKDELLLNGTDVVGMGCIAGGCKFMSSYPMTPSTPLQVFIANNSKDFGIVFEQAEDEIAAINMGLGASYAGARSIVATSGSGFALMSEAVGLSGMIETPIVIYVGQRPGPAVGLPTRMAQEDLDLVLYSSPGETPKAIFAPGNFEDAFYVSWKAFNLAEKYQIPVFILSDQYFADIYYNLPSLSIDDVEIEEYIIKTDKKYKRYELTFDGVSPRGIPGLGDGLVCVDSDEHDEEGHLTEDLNLRNDMVEKRLIKIEGVYEDVIAPEFIGSPDYKILVVGWGSTYEILKEGIEKLERDDIALLQFKQVYPIHEDAEKYFKTAEKTVVFENNATSQFGNLIQIETGFRIHESVLKYDGMPFSVEEVTETLKSILEVEENSF
- a CDS encoding 2-oxoacid ferredoxin oxidoreductase (catalyzes the coenzyme A-dependent decarboxylation of 2-oxoacids, such as pyruvate and 2-oxoglutarate), translated to MDPNVYDVENADIAWCPSCGDFAILRTLKMALGELEIDPKKLVLVSGIGQAGKLPHYLKSNTYNSLHGRALSPATAIKAVNKNLTVIAVGGDGDMYGEGGNHFMHTIRRNPNITNIVHNNMVYGLTKGQASPTSQLKMKTPLQVEGVFEEPFNPLTVAISLNASFVARTFAGDIKNMKEIFKKAIQHRGYALVDVFQPCVAFNKINTYQWFKDNTYPLEESHDPYDKHEAFKRAAETEKYPLGIFYINPDKPTFEETLTVYSDDKSPLYEREVDMQKLKDLIEIKRKI
- a CDS encoding AIM24 family protein, translated to MNCPNCGVEVDADTKFCPECGSKIEVVETAAPEVVPEPVPAEVPAVAGGQTTTKYSIAQFVSKTSEKTGGNEVFELENAYLLDVNVNGKVWAKWGSMVSYIGDMKFRKESSLEGGIDKFLKKKMTGAGAHLMKAEGQGHLYLADYGKEIIILNLQNERLYVNGNDVLAFEETVSYDIKMMSGGGSMMSGGLFQIRFEGTGMVAITTHFTPLTIQVTPDKPIYTDPNATVAWSDGVVPEIKMDVGLGTLLGRSSGETFQMKFQGTGFVIVQPYEEIAGGLGQI
- a CDS encoding HesA/MoeB/ThiF family protein; the encoded protein is MPKRFEGMAYWEIVSRQMGIVTKSEQERLKEAKITVVGCGGIGGATTEMLVRMGVGNLRIIDKDNFDVSNINRQLMSSFYSVGKSKVSVTEETLKSINPFTNIEAIEKEVNEDNVNEIVADSDIVIDALDNIITRIIVSRCARNLDIPFIHGAIHGTMGQVNVFTNNTPSYEEIFKLPSLSKDLTEEIINKVNGMGAEVPPVIAPLPNIVGCLQAFEAFKLITGQGEPIMAPDVLMFDLLGKEPFSTVKF